A single genomic interval of Littorina saxatilis isolate snail1 linkage group LG17, US_GU_Lsax_2.0, whole genome shotgun sequence harbors:
- the LOC138953094 gene encoding alpha-(1,6)-fucosyltransferase-like — protein sequence MKSWQLIGGLLVTWLMLMMYMSTNLMGSGEGPSSRVERQLRRAMEELELLHSQNVELQSLASELKQLQGTGAQGEIIQRLQSRLQKATEDLEKLSNKQLLGNDFKQNRPLISQSNGNQRLNLAREQARRKVENTATELWYYINARMKELAAASGTGTLNNMVRGMQSDLQGYQTVMTDDFGALREAGGDGELQRKESLRLGNLVQRRLEYLQNPKDCQRAKYVLCDLQKGCGFGCQLHHVTYCLVVAYATQRTLVLHSKGWRYASKGWDSVFMPLSNTCTEVSGSTVHWGVSKSQMDAAKVIQLPIVDSLHPRPDFMPLAIPEDLAPRLNTFHGDPPVWWIGQMVRYLMRPNSHLQEEISSSKQRMGFKGPIVGVHIRRTDKVGVEAAFHGLDEYMQHVDAYFNQREHRESIPQRRVYLATDDPSVLADAKRRYSKYEFISDNGISRSAALGSRYTDSSLRGIILDIHFLANTDYLVCTFSSQVCRVAYELMQTYHGDASAYFRSLDDVFYYGGQNAHNLRAVEPHKAKTKDDLSFDVGDLLGIAGNHWNGFSKGTHRKTSKSGLFPSYKVVNDIVAVKMPTYPEVKEEEEDAEGERVGIAVDYGHR from the exons atgaaGAGCTGGCAGTTGATCGGCGGGCTGCTGGTGACAtggctgatgctgatgatgtaCATGTCCACCAACCTGATGGGGTCGGGGGAAGGCCCCTCCTCACGTGTGGAGCGACAGCTGCGCCGTGCCATGGAGGAGCTGGAACTGCTCCACTCCCAGAACGTGGAGCTACAGAGTCTGGCTTCTGAACTCAA GCAGCTGCAAGGGACAGGGGCCCAGGGGGAGATAATCCAGAGGCTGCAGAGTCGACTGCAAAAGGCAACCGAGGATCTGGAAAAACTCTCCAACAAACAGCTGTTGG GTAATGATTTTAAACAGAACCGTCCCCTAATTTCACAATCGAACGGTAATCAGCGACTCAACTTGGCGCGCGAGCAGGCTCGACGGAAAGTTGAGAACACGGCGACAGAGCTGTGGTACTACATCAACGCTCGGATGAAAGAACTGGCCGCCGCTTCCGGGACTGGCACGCTCAACAACATGGTCAGAGGCATGCAGTCAGATCTACAGGGATATCAGAC TGTGATGACAGACGACTTCGGAGCCTTGCGTGAAGCGGGTGGAGATGGAGAGTTGCAGCGAAAGGAGTCGCTGAGACTGGGAAACCTGGTGCAACGCCGGCTAGAGTATTTGCAG AATCCGAAAGATTGCCAGCGGGCCAAGTACGTCCTGTGTGATCTGCAGAAAGGCTGCGGCTTTGGTTGCCAGCTTCACCACGTCACGTACTGTCTGGTGGTGGCCTACGCCACGCAGCGTACGCTTGTGCTGCACTCCAAAGGGTGGCGTTACGCCTCCAAAGGCTGGGACTCTGTCTTCATGCCTCTCTCCAACACCTGTACTGAGGTGTCGGGATCCACTGTCCACTGGGGAG TGTCCAAGAGTCAGATGGACGCGGCCAAAGTGATACAACTACCCATCGTGGACAGCCTTCATCCTCGGCCCGACTTCATGCCGCTGGCTATTCCAGAAGACCTGGCTCCACGCCTCAACACGTTCCACGGCGACCCACCGGTGTGGTGGATAGGACAGATGGTGCGCTACCTCATGCGACCCAACTCACACCTGCAGGAGGAGATTTCATCATCAAAACAAAGGATGGGCTTCAAAGGGCCCATTGTAGG GGTTCACATTCGTCGCACGGACAAGGTTGGGGTGGAGGCAGCGTTTCACGGCCTCGACGAGTACATGCAGCATGTGGACGCTTACTTCAACCAGCGTGAGCATCGTGAATCCATCCCACAGCGGAGAGTGTATCTTGCCACTGATGACCCTTCTGTGCTAGCTGATGCTAAGAGGAG GTACTCCAAATATGAATTCATCAGCGACAATGGAATATCTCGTTCAGCTGCATTAGGATCACGATACACGGACAGTTCATTACGGGGCATTATTTTAGACATCCATTTTCTGGCCAACACAGACTATCTCGTCTGCACATTTTCTTCACAG GTGTGTCGTGTAGCATATGAACTCATGCAGACATACCACGGAGACGCTTCCGCCTATTTCCGCTCTTTGGACGATGTTTTCTACTACGGCGGTCAAAATGCACACAATCTTCGTGCAGTTGAGCCTCACAAGGCAAAAACTAAGGATGACCTGTCATTCGACGTGGGTGATCTTTTAGGCATCGCTGGAAACCACTGGAACGGCTTTTCTAAAGGCACGCACAGAAAGACTTCAAAGTCAGGATTGTTTCCTTCGTACAAGGTGGTGAATGACATTGTGGCTGTAAAAATGCCCACCTATCCGGAggtgaaggaggaggaggaggacgcggagggggagagagtgggCATTGCCGTGGACTACGGTCACAGATGA